In the genome of Neodiprion fabricii isolate iyNeoFabr1 chromosome 4, iyNeoFabr1.1, whole genome shotgun sequence, the window CCCCACAATTTTTCGTACGTCTCTACCGCTGTTTGTTGGCTGCACCGTAGTAACTTGGCACACAACACATGCCCACTCGGCTCGCTTTCTCGGCCGAGAAAACTGTTCGTTCGACCGCCAGACGGCGAGTGAAGTGAACGCAACGTCACGTCAGCTGTTGTTTCTTCGCACGTGCGCGACTCGCGGCCAACTTCGGTGCGTGGTCCCCGTCCACCCACTTCCACTAGCGAAACGTCAAATCGTTCGAAACTGAGGAACGAGCGAGCCATCCTGacgttttttcgaaaataataccCTCGTCATGACGGCGGTCGTCGCATTGCcgcagaaaaaatattacaggcAACGGGCCCATTCCAATCCCATCGCAGATCACTGTATTGAATAGTAAGCGAAAGTAGAGTTAGGTTAGGATAACTCCGGAACCAGTCTATCAACTTTATCGCAATTTCTCCTTTTCCGTAAACGAAAATAGGGTTAAGTTGTGTTAGATTAAGTAAGGATAACTCTGAAACTACTCAATCAACgttatcgcaattttttcttctcggtAATCGAAAGtaaggttaggttaggttaagtTAGGATAACTGGAACCGCTCTCAATTTTATAGCAATTTTACCTTCCTAGTCCAAGAACGCCAAGGTGCATGGACTGGGGTCAGCTGTACGATGCGTACTTTCATGACCCTAAGAACGAGGGAACCAAGTCCCCGCCTTCCAAGCAGGTTGAATTTGCGGACATAGGCTGTGGCTATGGCGGATTACTTGGTACGCACGCGATATTGACGTCTGAATCTCGTATATTAAACCAACTAAGCGATCGCAGACAAAAGTGAGAGCATGTATTTTATCTTTATCACAGTAACATTGTCCACCATGTTTCCGGATAAATTGATCCTCGGCATGGAAATCAGAGTCAAGGTTTCGGACTATGTGACTGACCGCATAGCAGCGCTCCGCCTTCAACACCCTGGACAGTACCAGAACATTGCTTGCCTGAGGTCAAATGCAATGAAGTATCTCCCtaattactttcaaaaagGACAGGTGCAGAATTAGGTTTTATCGTATTATGGTTGATTTCCtgttcgttctttctctcatttttgGTTTGCTGTTTGACTGAATGTAATCCATTCTCActttacagttgaaaaaaatgttcttccTCTATCCAGATCCACATTTCAAAAAGGCAAAGCACAAGTGGCGTATCATTAATAAATCGCTTCTTGCCGAATATGCATACGTGCTAGCCGAAGGGGTAATTTTTACTTACTTGGCTAATGAAAAACATGGgattactatattttttaaaaataattcaccgtGATTTTAATGTGTCGTACAGGCTATCGTCTACACAATGACCGATGTCAAAGATCTGCACGAGTGGATGGTACAACATTTTGTCGAGCATCCGCTCTTTGAAAGAATCCCTGAAGAACAATTGGTGAGAAGTGGATGTGAAAAtagaaactaaaaaattgtaacgacaCATGTGCTCTCTCTTTGATACCCCGTTAatgttatgaaaatttcagactTCAGATCCAATAGTTGCAAAGCTTTACGAAAGCACGGAAGAGGGCCAAAAGGTGACAAGAAACAAGGGAAATAAATTTCCAGCTGTGTTTCGACGGATTCCAGATCCATTCGTGGAAAACCGTAGCTAACAGTTCGGTACTCGTGATGTTTTGTTGCTAAAAGTGAGGAACAATAAGTAATAAATACAGATCCTTAACGACGCTTGTACATACACACGAATTCAACTATTTATTGATAACAATTTATTAGTTACATGACTCACAAGACTCGGAATCATTGTCTTCTACATTAAATGTAACTTGCGATTCCAAATAAAATTGCTTTGACTCAACTTTTGACTTACTTTGACTGTATAATTGACCCATTGATTCTGTGAGaacagaaaaatatgaaaaatcacTGAGATATTTAATTTAGCAAAGTGGCTCATTTTTAATACAATCGTGAGAGGCTTAAAAATACCTtgcatattcaatttattcattttactcAAATGACGAGTTCGTGTTTCCCGTTTTTGATAGTAAAATTGTCTGATGTCTTCGGGACCGACGAAATGACATAGACTCAGTCCAAATTCTTCATGAACTATTCCAAATATCATCTgcagaaattaataaaattcatttagtATTATAgaataaagaatttttcgtaaaaatttatatctcaCTTGCTCAAATATCGATTCAAGGAAATGCTTGGGGGGTACAGTATAAGATCTGTCCTGCAGCTTTCGTCTCTCCGTCGGAGACATTTTATACTGACCATATTTGACGTTCGGTACTTGAGTTAGATTCTCTTTCAcattatttatgaataaatttccatTTAAAATATCCCTGGGAAAAAAGAGcgtggatttttttattacattcaaCCAGTAAGAGTCCCTATAATTATATATGCAATCACCAAATCATTCCTTCTAAAACGAATGTGGCAATATCGATAAGTTTTGGGTCGGTTGAAGTGcagctttcattttttttagttcGTATTTCTACGGGCGGTGAACTTTTTAATTGCTCGTCAAGTGTCGTCTTCAAGTCGGCATCCAACACACTGTAAATATAACAGCTGATCGACAGTGATTTGTAAAAAGGTACTGGTTTTTGAGCACGCTCCAACCATGGTTTCtaatatcaaaaatataaaaggaTTGTTCAATTaggtataaattattcaaacaatgCTTGAAAATAGCTCATGTACAATCAGCTGTCTATCCTACCGGTTTGCTCGTTCCCTTCTCGGTAATTATGAAATGTCCATCTAATTCTGTGCAGAGAGTATTATACACAAGAACACTCTTTTCGTACACTCTTTGGGCACTGAGGTTTAAAAACTGACAACTCAAATTTGCTGTTATTTTGCATGGATGCGAAAGAGACCTGATCCTTATGCAAAAAGATTGCGCCTTTGCTGGCTGAATTCTTCCGCTTATTGGCATTACCCTCACATTAAGTACATTTGGCATTTCGTAGCTGAAATATTGTGgcatttgaaaatgtaaatacCATTTAGATGAAGAATCTCTTTTAAGCATAACTGAACGAGGCACAGACCCTTGGTAACAAAGATTGAAACCTAACTTTTTCCATTGATATCCTATGACGTCGTTCTTGGATTCATTGTAAATCATGATCATTCTATCGGCTTTAGAGTGCATCGGCATAGGAGATATGACAATAGAATCCACAGAGAAACATATGGGTAGTTCAGGAATAGAAAACTGATCGGCTGTTGGAACTTTGCCTGTCAAAAATCTCGTCTTCTGTGAAATGTCGGCTTCCGCTACGATCGACAAATTTGTCATCGTATCGCCAAGCTTGAGTGGGAGAGTGACCtgaattttgaagaataatatttacaccGTTGTGAAATAGACTTATCAATACCACGAAAATCATACCTGATAAGATTCGAATCGTCGTGgttggaatttgaaaataattggatAGTAAGATTGTCCTGGCAAAGTTCCTTGCGGGTTTGTACATGCGAATGTTCCACTGAGCGCAGCAGCGTTCAATTGGTGAAGGGGGCTAATGTCTAACGAGTACGTCACTTTTTGGTCTAACGAATTGTACAGCCAACACATCTGAGGATAAATTGACACGTTTTTTTCAGGCAAATCCAATATGACTCTACTCATTCGTCAATATACGCGACACCACATTACCTAAGCTACAAATGTATGAAATAAACCTGTTTTATGGCATCTATATCCCCAATGTATATTCTTTCCATGGAGAAAACTTGGTTCGCTACAAGACTAGGGCGAGGTTCAATTTCAGACAAAGCTACCACGTCGGCATTAATAATGATGTTGCGATTGTTAGATAATACTAATTTCCATTCCAGACTAGTTTTTCCTAATATTCTGTAGCATACTTTCACTGTGAGTATAGTTTTTTGTCGTGGCtatatggaataaaaatatattaacatcgagttgaaaatacaaaagtaaTTACCAAGCAAGCAAATTACCTGCAGTACACCTTTGTTCGGAGAAATGGTGCATGCTAGCCTGTGATCGCAACAATATTCTTTGTACTTGAATGTCAATCCACGATGTTTAGTTACTTGTTTACAATCGCATTTCTTTATTCTCGTTATAGTCCAAGTAGAATGTGTTGGAGTAGAATTG includes:
- the LOC124181665 gene encoding tRNA (guanine-N(7)-)-methyltransferase isoform X1; the encoded protein is MTAVVALPQKKYYRQRAHSNPIADHCIEYPRTPRCMDWGQLYDAYFHDPKNEGTKSPPSKQVEFADIGCGYGGLLVTLSTMFPDKLILGMEIRVKVSDYVTDRIAALRLQHPGQYQNIACLRSNAMKYLPNYFQKGQLKKMFFLYPDPHFKKAKHKWRIINKSLLAEYAYVLAEGAIVYTMTDVKDLHEWMVQHFVEHPLFERIPEEQLTSDPIVAKLYESTEEGQKVTRNKGNKFPAVFRRIPDPFVENRS
- the LOC124181665 gene encoding tRNA (guanine-N(7)-)-methyltransferase isoform X2, translating into MNYMTARGSRLSLFNTGEQDSSSPRTPRCMDWGQLYDAYFHDPKNEGTKSPPSKQVEFADIGCGYGGLLVTLSTMFPDKLILGMEIRVKVSDYVTDRIAALRLQHPGQYQNIACLRSNAMKYLPNYFQKGQLKKMFFLYPDPHFKKAKHKWRIINKSLLAEYAYVLAEGAIVYTMTDVKDLHEWMVQHFVEHPLFERIPEEQLTSDPIVAKLYESTEEGQKVTRNKGNKFPAVFRRIPDPFVENRS
- the LOC124181665 gene encoding tRNA (guanine-N(7)-)-methyltransferase isoform X4 — its product is MTAVVALPQKKYYRQRAHSNPIADHCIEYPRTPRCMDWGQLYDAYFHDPKNEGTKSPPSKQVEFADIGCGYGGLLVTLSTMFPDKLILGMEIRVKVSDYVTDRIAALRLQHPGQYQNIACLRSNAMKYLPNYFQKGQAIVYTMTDVKDLHEWMVQHFVEHPLFERIPEEQLTSDPIVAKLYESTEEGQKVTRNKGNKFPAVFRRIPDPFVENRS
- the LOC124181665 gene encoding tRNA (guanine-N(7)-)-methyltransferase isoform X3, whose amino-acid sequence is MDWGQLYDAYFHDPKNEGTKSPPSKQVEFADIGCGYGGLLVTLSTMFPDKLILGMEIRVKVSDYVTDRIAALRLQHPGQYQNIACLRSNAMKYLPNYFQKGQLKKMFFLYPDPHFKKAKHKWRIINKSLLAEYAYVLAEGAIVYTMTDVKDLHEWMVQHFVEHPLFERIPEEQLTSDPIVAKLYESTEEGQKVTRNKGNKFPAVFRRIPDPFVENRS